From the genome of Triticum aestivum cultivar Chinese Spring chromosome 1A, IWGSC CS RefSeq v2.1, whole genome shotgun sequence:
atacatcaagtgttctcaaatctttaaagactcaatccgataagataacttcaaaggggaaactcaatccattacaagagagtagaggggggaaagaAACAttataggatccaaatataatagcaaagctcgcgatacatcaagatcgtatcacctcaagaacacaagggagagagatcaaacacatagctactggtacatacctcagccccgagggagaactactccctcctcgtcatggagagcaccgggataatgaggatggccaccggagtgggattcccccctccggcagggtgccggaacgggtctagattgggttttggtggctacggaggcttctggcggcggaactcccgatctattgtggtctgcaatagttttagggtatatggagatatataggcggaagaagtacgtcaagggagccacgaggggcccacgagggtggtgggcgcgcccctgcctcctggcctccttgttgcttcccttacgtggactccaagtctcccgggttgctttcctttcaaaaataagttccgtgaagtttcaggtcaattggactccgtttgattttccttttctgcgatactctaaaacaaggaaaaatagaaactggcattgggctctaggttaataggttagtcccaaaaatcatataaaatagcatataaatgcatataaaaaatccaaggttgataatataatagcatggaacaatcaaaaattatagatacgttggagacgtatcagcatcggcaagcttaattcctgctcgtcctcgagtaggtaaatgataaaaacagaatttttgatgtggaatgctacctagcataattctcaatgtaattttatttattgtggcatgaatgttcagatccgaaagattcaagacaaaagtttaatattgacataaacataataatacttcaagcataccaataaagcaatcatgtcttctcaaaataacatggccaaagaaagttatccctacaaaatcatatagtctggctatgctccatcttcaccacacaaaatatttaaatcatgcacaaccctcatgacaagccaagcaattgtttcgtacttttgatgttctcaaactttttcaatcttcacgcaatatattagcgtgagccatggatatagcactataggtggaatagaatggtggttgtggagaagacaaaaaggagaagatagtctcacatcaactaggcgtatcaatgggctatggatatgcccatcaatagatatcaatgtgagtgagtagggattgccatgcaacagatgcactagatctataagtgtatgaaagctcaacaaaagaaactaagtgggtgtgcatccaactcgcttgctcgcaaagacctagggcattttgaggaagcccatcattggaatatgcaagccaagttctataatgtaaaattcccactagtatatgaaagtgacaacataggagactctctatcatgaagatcatggtgctactttgaagcacaagtgtggtaaaaggatagtagcattgccccttctctctttttctctcatttttttattttttttatttgagactttctctttttatggcctttttttctctttttttatttgggcttctttggcctcttttatttacttatttttcgtccggagtctcatcccgacttatgggggaatcatagtctccatcatccttttctcactgggacaatgctctaataatgatgatcatcacacttttatttacttacaactcaagaattaaaacttgattcttagaacaaaatatgactctatatgaatgcctctggcggtgtaccgggatgtgcaatgactcacgagtgacatgtatgaaagaattatgaatgatggctttgccacaaatacaatgtcaactacatgatcatgcataacaatatgacaatgatggagcgtgtcataataagcataacggtggaaagttgcatggaaatatatctcggaatgtctatggaaatgccataataggtagatatggtggctgttttgaggaaggtatatggtgggtttaaggtaccggcgaaagttgcgcggtactagagaggctagcaatggtggaagggtgagagtgcgtataatccatggactcaacattagtcataaagaactcacatacttattgcaaacatttattagttattgaaacaaagtattacgcgcatgctcctagggggatagattggtaggaaaagaccatcgctcgtccccgaccgccactcataaggaatacaatcaataaataaatcatgctctgacttcatcacataacggttcaccatacgtgcatgctacgggaatcacaaactttaaaacaagcatttctcaaattcacaactactcaactagcacgactttgatattattacctccatatctcaaaacaatcatcaagcatcaaacttctcttagtattcaatgcgctctatatgaaagtttttattatatccctcttggatgcccatcatattaggactaattttataaccaaagcaaattaccatgttgttctaaagactctcaaaataatataagtgaagcatgagagatcaattatttcttcaaaataaaactaccacaatgctctaagaagatataagtgaagcactagagcaaacgacaaactactccgaaaaatataagtgaagctcaatgagtagtcgaataattatgcaactatgtgaagactctctaatatttaataattccagatcttgatactttattcaaacagcaagcaaaactaaataaaatgacatctaataatatcaaacatcatgtgaagaagcaaaaacttaggatcaaccgaaactaaccgatagttgttgaagaaaaaaggtgggatgccaaccgaggcatccccaagcttagatgcttgagacttcttgaaatattatcttgggatgccttgggcatctccatgttggggaacgttgcagaaaattaaaatttttcctacggtttcaccaagatccatctatgagttcatctaagcaacgagtcgagggagtgagtttgcatctacataccacttgtagatcgcgtgcggaagcttgcaaggtgatgatggagtcgtactcgacgtgattcgaatcaccgatgaccaagtgctgaacggacagcacctccgcgttcaacacacgtgcgggacgggagacgtctcctccttcttgatccagcaagggggaaggagaggttgaggaagacagctccaccggcagcacgacggcgtggtgatggtggagaggcagtactccgacagggcttcgccaagcacacaacggaggaggagaggtgttggggaggggagggttgcgccttggagggtggtgcggctgccctcccctcacccctctatttatagggagaagggagaagggggccggcccctctagaacccatctagagggggggcggcggccaaggggagagggggagagggtggcttgccccccaagccaagggggcgccccctctagggttccccccctcaaccctaggcgcaagggcccaagggagggggtgcgcccagcccagcaggggctggctccctgccccacgcagcccatgtggccccccgggaggggtggcccctcccggtggacccccggaacccttccggtggccccggtacactaccggtatgaccccgaaacttcccgttgcctgtttgacaacttcccatatataaatctttacctccggacccttccggagctcctcatgacgtccgggatcccatccgggactccgaacaacattcggtagtcacatactagtcttcctaataaccctagcgtcaccgaacctagaccctacgggttcgggagacatgcagacatgaccgagacgctctcaggtcaataaccaacagcgggatctggatacccatgatggctcccacatgctcctcgatgttgtcatcagatgaaccacgatgtcgaggattcgatcaaaccctgtatacaattccctttgtcaatcggtacgttacttgcccgagactcgatcgtcggtatcccaataccttgttcagtctcgttaccggcaagtcactttactcgtaccgtaatgcatgatcccgtgtccaacaccttggtcacattgagctcattatgatgatgcattaccgagtgggcccagagatacctctccgtcatacggagtgacaaatcccagtctcgatccgtgtcaacccaacagatactttcggagatacctgtaatgcaccttttacgttgtgacgtttgatacacccaaggcactcttatggtatccgggagttacacgatctcatggtcgaaggaagagatacttgacattggcaaagctctagcaaaacgaactacatgatcttttatgctatgcttaggattgggtcttgtccatcacatcattctcctaatgatgtgatcccgttatcaacgacatccaatgtccatagtcaggaaaccatggctatctgttgatcacaacgagctagtcaactagaggctcaccagggacatattgtggtctaagtattcacacgtgtattacgatttccggataatatagttatagcatgaataaaagacatttatcatgaacattgaaatataataatacttttattattgcctctagggcatatttccaacactccaagcttgagcttttgtgtgtccttaattcctctcatatcacggtctccctaaatctcaaaagcttcatccacacaaaactcaacaaggactcgtgagataagttagtataaaccattgccaaaaccttatcatactctactatagaaaatcactaaaattattattaaacattgcatactaaatgcctcttcatatttaatagtcctatcctcaaatagaatcattaaagaagcaaacatatgcaaacaatgcgaacataacagcaatctgcctaaacaggacagtctgtaaagagtgcagcaagatccataattccctaactccaaaaattatgaaagaaaattcccactgtattaaatttatcagatcttaatattcaaaaggtttcaacattttatcacattctgacttttctagggaattattgcgatagcggtaaactttctgttttcaaacagcaacatgtggacttctaaaataggcatagtaaaggctatcaatgtcacttttattgaaataaaagatgcaaaacattgttctaaataacatcaagaaaatattaacaaaataaattgatgctccaagcaaaacacatatcatgtggtgaataaaaatatagctccaagtaaatttaccgatgaacgaagacgaaagaggggataacttccggggcatccccaagcttaggctcttggttgtccttgaatattaccttggagtgccttgggcatccccaagattaggctcttgccactccttattccatagtccatcgaatccttacccaaaacttgaaaacttcacaacacaaaacttaacagaaaactcgtaagctccgttagtataagaaaataaatcaccacttcaaggtattgtaatgaactcattccttatttatattggtgttaaacctactgtattccaacttctctatggtttataaactattttactagccatagattcatcaaaataagcaaacaacacatagaaaatagaatctgtcaaaaacagaacagtcagtagtaatctggatcaaacgtatacttctggaactcataaaattctcaaataaactgctggacgtgaggaatttatatattaattatcttcaaaaagacttaactaaatatcactctccaataaaaaatggcaacacttctcgtgagtgctaaagtttctgttttttacagcatgatcaacaagacttttctcaagtcttcccaaaggttctatgtggcacaaacactaattaaaagcataaaaccacatctaaacagaggctagatgaattatttattactaaacaggaacaaaaatcaaggaactaaaataaaattgggttgcctcccaacaagcgctatcgtttaacgcccctaactaggcaggatgatttcaatgatgctcacataaaagataagaattgaaacataaagagagcatattaaagaatatgactaacacatttaagtctaacccacttcctatgcatagggattttgtgagcaaacaacctatgggaacaagaatcaacttgcataggaaggtaaaacaagcatagcttcgagattttaagcgcatagagaggaaacttgatattattgcaatttctacaagcatatgttcctccctcataataattttcagtagcatcatgaatgaattcaacaatataaccagcacctaaagcattcttttcatgatctataagcatagaaattttattactctccacacaagcaaaattcttttcatgaataatagtgggagcaaactcaacaaaataattatcatgtgaggcataatccaattgaaaactaaaatcatgatgacaagtttcatggatatcattattctttatagcatacaagccatcacaataatcatcatagatagcaactttgttctcataatcaattggaacctcttctggaatagtggaatcattactaaataaagtcatgatctctccaaatctactttcatcaatataatcatcataaataggaggcatgctttcatcataataaatttgctcatcaaaacttgggggaaaaatatcatcttcatcaaacatagcttccccaagcttgtggctttgcatatcattagcatcatggatattcaaggaattcatactaacaacattgcaatcatgctcatcattcaaatatttagtgccaaacattctaatgcattcttcttctagcactttggcacaattttcctttccatcatactcacgaaagttaaaaagatgaagcgtatgaggcaaacttaattccatttttttgtagttttcttttataaactaaactagtgataaaacaagaaactaaaagactcaattgcaagatctaaagatataccttcaagcactaacctccccggcaacggcgccaaaaaagagcttgatgtctactacacaaccttcttcttgtagacgttgttgggcctccaagtgcaaaggtttgtaggacagtagcaaatttccctcaagtggatgacctaaggtttatcaatccgtaggaggcgtaggatgaagatggtctctctcaagcaaccctgcaaccaaataaaaaagagtctcttgtgtccccaacacacccaatacaatggtaaattgtataggtgcactagttcggcgaagagatggtgatacaagtggtatatggatggtggataaatgtttttgtaatctgaaaatataaaaacagcaaggtaactaatgataaaagtgagcgtaaacggtattgcaatgcgttgaaacaaggcctagggttcatattttcactagtgcaagtcctctcaacaataataacataattattatccctcaacatgcaacaaagagtcactccaaagtcactaatagcggagaacgaacgaagagattatggtagggtaagaaaccacctcaaagttattctttccaatcaatccgttgggttatttctataagtgtcacaaacagccctagagttcgtactagaataacaccttaagacacaaatcaaccaaaaccctaatgtcacctagatactccaatgtcacctcaagtatccgtgggtatgattatacgatatgcatcacacaatctcagattcatctattcaaccaacacataggacctcaaagagtgccccaaaatttctaccagagaatcacgatgaaaacgtgtgccaacccctatgcataggttcatgggcggaacccgcaagttgatcaccaaaacatacatcaagtgaatcacgtgatatcccattgtcaccacagataatcacggcaagacatacatcaagtgttctcaaatctttaaagactcaattcgataagataacttcaaagaggaaactcaatccattacaagagagtagaggggggaaagaaacatcataggatccaaatataatagcaaagctcgcgatacatcaaaatcgtatcacctcaagaacacgagagagagagagagatcaaacacatagctactggtacataccctcagccccgagggagaactactccctcctcgtcatggagagcaccgggatgatgaagatggccaccggagagggattctcccctccggcagggtgccgaaacgggtctagattgggtttcggtggctacggaggcttctggtggcggaattcccgatctattgtgctctctgatagttttagggtatatggagatatataggcggaagaagtacgtcgggggagccacgaggggcccacgatggtggtgggcgcgcccccagcctcgtggcctccttgttgcttcccttacgtggactccaagtctcccgggttgcttttcttccaaaaataagttccgtgaagtttcaggtcaattagactccatttgattttccttttctgcgatactctaaaacaaggaaaaaacagaaactggcactgggctctaggttcataggttagtctcaaaaatcatataaaatagcatataaatgcatataaaacatccaaggttgataatataatagcatggaacaatcaaaaattatagatacgttggagacgtatcatggtctaTGGCAACGTATTGTGAGGGTCAGATACTTTAGAAACAAAACAGTAGCTGATATACGGAGCCGTTTCTCGGACTCCCCGTGTTGGAAAGCTATCATGAAAGTCAAAGACACATATATGGCTGGAAGGAAAGTTAATATCAATAGTGGTAACCTGGCTAGAGTCTGGCATGATCCTTGGATAGATGATACAGCTCTGTGTGAGCGCTTCCCAGATCTATTTACTATTTACCAAGATCAAGAATACACTGTTGCTTCCTGGGTTGCAAATAATTATAATCTGGATTTTAGACGCAGATTGTTTGGTGAGTTGAATAATCAATGGGCTTGGATGGTTATGAAAGCCAGGCAGCTGTCTTTGAATAACTCTTCAGATACTATCTCATAGAAGCATAATAGTAAAGGAAAATTTACGACTAAGTCGGTTTATGAGTGGCTAGAAAGGAACCTATCTGGCCCTAACTATAAGTGGGTGTGGAAAGCCCCTATCCCACTAAAAATCAAAATTTTCTTGTGGCAACTTTTTCAAAATGTTGTGCTTACAAGAGATAATATGCGGGCTAGGAAGTGGCATGGAGATCCTACATGTTCTTTTTGTACAAATGTTGAAACAGCGAACCATCTAGTCTTTACTTGCCCACTTGCCCGCACAATTTGGGGCGTGCTGGGAATGACGGGTGGAGCATCTTGTTGTCCCTGATCGCTTTGGCAAAGTTGGGCGTGGTTGTATATGTTTTTTCCAGGAGGGGAACATTTCTATATGATGATTATCGCTGCTATTTGCTGGGGGATCTGGAACCTTCGCAATAAAGTCACTTTTGATAAACATATTGCTCGTATTTCGCTGGAGGCTGTTTTCACTACATGTTCTTTTATGTTATATTGGGCAGGTTTGCTTAAAGAAGATGATAAGATGAAGTTCCAGACTGGTGTGAAGAGATTGGCTCATGCGGCTGCTGCATTGGCGGATAGATCCTTTCCCCGCGGCAGACTCCTCCTCGGCGACAATGATGGGATCCAGATCGGCTAGCTGAGCTTCGCTGGTGTTTTCTGATCTTGCCTTCCACTGGGGTCTGATgggccgtgactttcgcgaaagcacaaccgtgcctctcgcggaagcaaaaccgtgactctcccgaaagaaaaaaaaacaaaaaacacgttttgttttccctttccgagaggcacggccgtgactctcgcgaaagtacaaccgtgcctctcgtggaagcaaaaccgtgactctcgcgaaaaaaacagaaaacgcgtttttttcgtttccgaaaggcacggccgttacttttgctaaagcacaaccgtgcctctcgtggaagaaaattcgtgactttcgcgaaaggaaaaaaaaacgcgttttttcgcgcaaaagaaaatttcaaaaaaaaattggtcgaaaagctaagaaagaccgggggaaaccaaaacgtcgaaaaaacccgtttaaaaagccgaaaacacgtgcggaaaaataaaaaaacaaaatccgaagggaGCGTCCAGAGTGCGACACGTGgtaaatggctgagagcgcgctaagtggcgctgatcgttgccaGGCTCTCAaagaagcgctcgttaactagttgcttccAAGAACAGTTCTGTGCTCCTTGTAAAAAAACAGTTCTGTGCTCAAGGGTTTCGCCGCGAGTAGCGGCGGCCACGAGCCCAGGCGACGAGGAGCGGCGGGGAAGAGGAGGCGGACACACGGCGTACGGCGGATGTTCCGGTGCCTCAGGAGCGTCCGGCAGCGCCTCGGCACCGATCGCCACCACCCGCAGGACAATCGCTGTCATCTCCTCTCACCGATCGCCAACTGGATCGTCCGGCACCATTCAGCAAGCCAGTGAGTGTCCACTCCTCTCATGCTCTTCTTCGGTTCGTTGAGCTCACGGATTCACTAGCTTGTGTGCTCTGCATTGTCAATTTTGCGGTACTTTCTCTTTGCCTGCTCGATGTTGTTTTGGGCAATTTGTCCTTACATCAACTTAAATTTTGTTCAGTGAACAGACCAGCGGAGAACATCAGTGTGGGCTCTTGTGTCTTCCAATTCAAAGTAGACTATGAACGAAGCAAGCAGATTCCCGTTGGCATGGCCTTCTATTCCGACATCGTCTCCGCCGGGGGACACCTGTGGAGGGTTAagttcttcccgcgtggggagttAGAGGCCGACCAGGAGTATGTTTCGATCTTCCTGGAGCACATGAGCAAGTCTAGAAGTGTGGAGGTCATGTTTGAGGTCTTTATGATGGGCAGGGACAGCAAGCCATGTATGGCGCACAGACGAAGGTTCGTTCAAACCTTGGAAATCATGGAAGATAAAGACAGCAGCGACTGCTGGGGATGGGGTCAGTTCATCCAGGGAACTATTTTGGAGAAAGGTTACTTAACAGAGGGGCATGTCACATTTGTATTTTCCATCATGATCATCGATGACAACTGTGTTCTTGTCCCTCCTTCAGACATCGGGACCCATCTTGGCCGCCTGCTAGATCACGCTGATGGGACAGATGTGTCATTCATCGTTGACCATGAGACATTCCATGCTCACCGAGCAGTGCTTGCTGCCCGCTCACCAGTCTTTAGAGCAGAGCCCATGTCTGAAGCTACAATGCCATCCATCACGCTGCACGACATCACACCTGCAACATTCAAAGTTATGCTCCGGTTCATATACACAGATGAATTGCCCCTAGAAGACGAGCTTGAGGACTCTTCCACCGAGATGTTCCAGAACCTGCTTGCTGGGGCCGATCGGTATTCACTGGACAGACTGAAGATTGTTTGCGCCCAGAAGTTATGGGATAAAGTGTCGGTAGATACAGTTGCAACTATCTTAGCTTGGGCTGAAATCTACAATTGCCAGGAGTTGAAGAACAGGTGCATTGACTTCTTTGTGGTGGAGTAAAATTTCAAGAAGGCCATCTTCACCGATGGTTATGCGTTGCTGGTTCTGAAATTCCCAGAGATCATTGCTGAGATGAAAAAGAGGGTTTAGGAGATGATA
Proteins encoded in this window:
- the LOC123100750 gene encoding BTB/POZ and MATH domain-containing protein 1-like, with translation MNRPAENISVGSCVFQFKVDYERSKQIPVGMAFYSDIVSAGGHLWRVKFFPRGELEADQEYVSIFLEHMSKSRSVEVMFEVFMMGRDSKPCMAHRRRFVQTLEIMEDKDSSDCWGWGQFIQGTILEKGYLTEGHVTFVFSIMIIDDNCVLVPPSDIGTHLGRLLDHADGTDVSFIVDHETFHAHRAVLAARSPVFRAEPMSEATMPSITLHDITPATFKVMLRFIYTDELPLEDELEDSSTEMFQNLLAGADRYSLDRLKIVCAQKLWDKVSVDTVATILAWAEIYNCQELKNRCIDFFVVE